The nucleotide sequence CGGCCCCGCGGAAACTGTAAATGGCCTGCTTGGGATCCCCGACCAGGAAAAGAAGGCCCTCTTTTCCGCCGAAAAGATTTTTGAAAATCCCATACTGGACCGGGTCGGTGTCCTGAAACTCATCAATGAGGGCCGCCCGGTATTTGCCCCTGGTCGCTTCCTGAAGATCATCTCCACCGGTCTTTTCCAGGGCCTCCCGCAGCCGGATCAGGAGGTCATCAAAGGACTGGATGTTTTTCCGCCTTTTTCGGATTGGGAGCTCTTCTTTCAGGAAACGGAAGAGTTCTCCTTTGAGAAAAAGAAGCTGTTGATCCATTTCAGAAGAAAGTGCCCAAGCGGTCTTCTGGAAGGCCTCACAGAGGTCGAAGAAAGGATGTTCGGGAGTCTGGCCGTTTTTCCTGGTTTTGGCCTGGAGATGGGAGGAGGTGAATTTTTCAAACTTTTCAAATAGCGGGAGGGCGCCGCTATTGGCCGCAGCATATCCATCCATCTCCTCTATTAACTTCTGTACATCAGGATAGGACTTCAATCCCGGGTCCCCCAGTTTTTCCCGGACCTCTTCCCGGACCTTCGGCCAGTTCTCCTTTAGACGTTTAAAGTTTTCGGAAAAAGACGGGAGGAAAGTCAGCTTCACCGGCCGGCTCTCGGGAACAATTTTTAAATCCAGGTGGGCCAGGCGGTTCCCTTGCAATTTCAAAAAATATTCCGGGCTGAATTTCCGGCTCCGGGCATAACCGACGAACTCCAGGGGGGCCTCATAAAAATGGCGCCGCCAAAAATCCAGAACAATTTCCTTCTTGAGGCTTTCCTGGTCCGGTATC is from Deltaproteobacteria bacterium and encodes:
- a CDS encoding UvrD-helicase domain-containing protein gives rise to the protein MAKKEEESRAIKKFDLLDSPLTGTNLIEASAGTGKTYTISGLFLRLILEKHFSVDQILVVTFTVAATEELKDRIRTKLRQAISAFRTGDSPDPFLKGLVQKIPKAPKAIRDLEGALKSFDEAPICTIHGFCQQTLQESAFESGSLFDTELIPDQESLKKEIVLDFWRRHFYEAPLEFVGYARSRKFSPEYFLKLQGNRLAHLDLKIVPESRPVKLTFLPSFSENFKRLKENWPKVREEVREKLGDPGLKSYPDVQKLIEEMDGYAAANSGALPLFEKFEKFTSSHLQAKTRKNGQTPEHPFFDLCEAFQKTAWALSSEMDQQLLFLKGELFRFLKEELPIRKRRKNIQSFDDLLIRLREALEKTGGDDLQEATRGKYRAALIDEFQDTDPVQYGIFKNLFGGKEGLLFLVGDPKQAIYSFRGADLFAYMQAAGQADSRYTLTENWRSEPSLIQAVNTLFLNNRNPFLFEDIPFVKAIPKEPENQELLKINQKSEPPFQLWFVDATKAGESGKP